A stretch of DNA from Lycium ferocissimum isolate CSIRO_LF1 chromosome 4, AGI_CSIRO_Lferr_CH_V1, whole genome shotgun sequence:
CATTAAGCACTGCGTATCTGGCGTTGAATGCTTCCAGAAAATGGTGACTTGCACATAGTAGATTAATGTCATGCTAGAGCAAGAAACGCCCAGAAATGAACAATGTTTTCCTTTGTGGAACTCCATTCTATTGGAAAAGAAGAAGTCTATTTGGTTTTGAACTAAATGTATTTACATGGTCCTGAATCTCAAGCACAACATAAGTATAACAGGGCCATATGTCAGACGATCACGGAGAAGAACATACCTTTACTGGGATAAGGGGCAACCTTACAATCCCATCCTATTATTATAGGATCCGTCAGATGTATATCCATTCATCAGAATGATCAGGAGAAATTTCTTCAACAGATGTAATCCAGCTTGCATTATCAAGTAATAGAGATCCACCACTTGCTTTGTCACATGCTACTTCAGAGTTGCAAGAGAACCAGACGTCAGAGTTGAGTGCCTGTTCAACTGATTGAGGAGCAATATCTCTTGGGTTTGAACCATACAAGCTGTTTTTGATCTCCTCTTGTGTTAGACCAATTGCATCTTCTCTATGAGGCAGTCTTAGAGCATGATAAGTAGATAAACCCCTCTGCAACGGGGAACTGGTTGCTGAAAAGAACTTCCAGCCGAAAGTATCCAAGGCCATTGGCAAGAAGGCATCAGAATCACAATGATTCTTCTCATGATGACTTAGATAGGGGACGATTTCATTGCCAATTTCAAATTGATTCTCAGGATTACGACCTTCCAGAGGATCTTGCTCTGAGTTACATAGCAAGGGTAGATCAAACTGGTCCATTCTTGCAACTTCATATTCCTCATGTTCAAGAATCGTTCCAAAATCCATGGAGCAGACATCAGTTGGGAAGAGTTTCTGCTGAAATTTTGTTGAACAAAAATATGGCAGCGCATCAGAATATCCAGAGTTCGCAAATAAAGAGGATGAACACAATGCCAGCGCATCAAGCGTCTTTTCTGTACTCTGCTGGTAATCAATGTGCCGTGAGGTGGCTATTGGTGAACACAATTTATTCCCTCCGATTGTAGTAATAGCTAATACAGGATCATTTTTCTCCTCATTGAAATCCCAATCTAAGAACAAGTTTTGTGCTCCTCTACTTAcaggtatatttgcactatgAAGTCTATCCGGTAGGAAATGATCAGCAAGCCCATGCCGGTCAAAGGATAATGAAGGCAATGAATCACTCTGATCCCACAAACTTATAGTTATTTTGTTATTTGAAATTTGACTATTATCTAAAACTTTGTAGTGCAAACCAGTTTCCAAGTCATAGTCAATGAGATTAACGGCAGAAGTGAAGTTATCCAACTCTAGGGGAACTCTCTTCTTTGGCCTACCAAAGAAATTACTGGGACAGCAATCTCTCTGGCTCATCTTATATTCTGGTACTGTAACATCTTCTATGTGCCTTGAATGAGGTCGTGTCTTTGCATGATCTGGCTTAGCATATGCAAGTGAGCTAGCACTTGCATTTTTCCCTTTCCTGAACTGTGAATCCCAGAGATCCTGAAATTTCAAGTATCAGaagtcaagaaaaagaaaagaatttaaaCTTATATAGTTCCTGAAAAAGATAGAGATCATACTTCATCCTCCTTCCTTCCATGGAACAGCCGGCTGAGAAGTGCAGAAACCAAATCAAACCTGGAAACCTATGTCAACTTGAGATGGAACTAGTTTATCAAGACACAAAAGCAACTGAAAACATTAACCTGGTTGACCTTTCAGAATTGAGTTTCTCGACGTCAAGAAACAGTTTATTTGCCCGCTCACATAGTTTCTGCCTCTTTGCAGCAAAAATCCCATTACCAGAGTTTTGGCTCCCTATGAATGATAAGGAAGAAATAAATGTCTCTGAACAAATGTATATGTCTAAGTCTAATCATATGCACTGTTAACTGCTAAAAATGAAGCACCTTAACCAGTTGGCTGAGTTAATTGCTAACACAACAAAAGAACACAGACAAAACAAGATACAGATATGATTTGCCACCTTATAAAAACAATGGAACACATATTCAAACAGACAAGGTTCTCATTCTTGTTTCATCATGGCTAAGAAAGCCTCCTCTTGGGGTCTTTCTAGTGTCCAAAGCTATGGCCATAAGAGTGATAATATAAGGAATCACTTGGGAGATTGACCTTAATCTAGCTCAAACGACTTAAAAGATTATGTTGAAAGTTTTATTGGACATTAGCTTTCAGAGTTTTCTCCAAGCACAGGCGCCAACCCCTTCCTGGACTcctaaaagaaaaatgaaacaaaattgGGAAGAAAGCCTGTAATGCTGATACAATGTACAAGTTGCGATGCTTCTGCATCCACTATTATAGAGAATGTACAGCATTGATATTTACCTCTGTTTCAAACACTAAAATAACTTCATGATAAGGAGCATTCAGAGTTGCAACACTAAGATTAAGGAAGGTCTCAATGTGAAGGATCCAGTAACATCATTCACTAGTGCTTTGTCTTCCTTATTTTCTTGGATAAATATAAATGCTAACTAATGAAGCAGCCATTCTAGTTCTTCCCATATCCATCTCACAAGTTGATATTTATCCATGGAAAGGGAGAGGTGATGGATGATAGAGTAATTATGCATTCAGTATCCTAAGTGAAGAATCATTGTTTAAGAGAGTATTGAATGCCTGATTGAAAATAACCTAAATTATTTGATGGACCTGCAAGGGGTGACAGCCTCAAATTTGAATCTACAGGAGTCACTGCAGTAGGGAGTGAAAAAGACTTAAGTTTTGCCTCCTTAGATATGCCTGCATTTCGGTGTACCATGATGAtcatcaaaattaataattgaccAAACAGAGTCAAGAtgctatattacttgtacgtaGTATAATCTGCTTCCTACCTATGACACCATCAACAGGTGAAAAGGACTGGCATTCATTAGTCTGATATTCTTTTTCTACTTGAATTGGGATTTTAAGGTCCTTATCCGGGCACTGCGGCACGTTGTATGTTCTCGGTCTGTCTGCATATTCGGCATAATTAGTTAAATCTTTCAAATAAAGGTGGtttctaaataaaataaacgCAAACTGAATTTGCTTAAAGCTTTTGAGGAACCAGAAAGTTTGCTAGTTAGAAATCAAAATGCAACCCACCTGAGATGCAATTACTAGGTTGAGTGATCTTTGATAGATTACTCCCTCTGTGGAGAAGATCTGAATTACTATGGCCAATATCCTTTTTCAACTTCTTGAAGAAAGCATACTCTGAAGTTTTGGGCATATCGGCTGCCCTAACAATACTATCAGTTCTTAAATAATTTAGAGGGATATAGATGAGACAGTTAACATTTTCTGAAATCATAAAATGATTGGGACATAGGTAATTAAAAAGAGGAGTgctcaaaaagaagaaaaatcttaCATCTGGGGTTGCAAGCTGTCTGATATTTTTTGGATAATGCAACTCTTCCAACATTTGGAAGAGGATCTGCTTTGTTATCTGGGGACCTGGCCTTTTTGGCGTTGCTCAAATCTAACAATAAAAAATGCTACaaactttattttataacagGGGGACAAAGGGTGGCACTGGTCTACTTTAAAGCACAAAATTTTAACACGACAATAAATGAGATAGAGGAAAAAGTggccaaacaaatcaaatcaaaatgcaaGAAATATGAAGCCAAAAAATAtcttatataaacataatgaacTAATGACAAATCCACTGTAAGTCCAGATCTCTCCATTTAATCCAAAAGCAAAACTCATATGAAGTAGGGTGTCACTGTGTCAGTATCTGATACTTGCCAGGATCTCAAATAATTCAGGTTCATACCATCTTTACGGCTAGTAAAATGCCGTTGCCATGAAACACACAAACATAAAAAAATGGCAAACAAGAGACTTCATGAATAAGGGGGAGGTTTTAAATCTAGCCCCTCGTTTGCTTACATTAGGACTTTGACCATTTGATAACTAAGCAGAGAAATATTGCTGTAATCACCTCCAAATTCATTTTATTCAATATTCATCTGGTTTGGCAGTGGAAATAAACTATTTTGTTTTTAGAGCTTATGAATGAAATGAGCTTCAAGGCACATTTTTAATGCTATAAGAAGTAAGATACCAAAGCTTAAATGCTACAATGTTGCTATTGCTGTTGTAATAGATAAGATACCAAAACaaacaaatgaaagaaaaagaaaatgaaacaacTAGGTGAAGTTATGCAATATGACATACACATGCCAATACACCATTGTTTAACAACAGCTATGACCAATtaatccaaaagaaaaacacaTGATCCTGAAAAAGGGGATAATGGGTGCTGATATAAGCCAAGGAACTCAAATCGTTCATGTTCATAGCATCATGATGGGTTCCGCTTAACATATCGCTGCTGATAAGAAGCCTATCAATTATGAAAATGCAAGCGAAAGACTGCACAAATAAGGGAAAAGGTAGAATCTAAGACCTCCTTCGTTCATGGTTGGACTACGATCTTTTGAGCTAGCCTTGAGTTAAACAGGTAAAATTGAAAACTTCAATCTGACTCGTCCAAAGTCATTATGTTCAATATGTGTAAGCTAATTTGTGATTGCAAATCTCCCAGAAGTGACTAAATCCACAAAGCCCACCTCGCACTAGTCAACAACTTTTAGGAACTTTTACACATAATAAAGTTGGCCTAAGACAACTTAacttattactccctctgtcccaatttacgTGATGCTTTTCGCTTCCCCAGATTCAAAGTGCATGAACTTTaaccaatattttaagatgtatcTTTTcgccaaattgatatgagaaaagttgtaaTAAATAGTACTgatcatgtagttttcaaatatataaattttaatcttaaataattgagttaatctaatccaatttaacttcaaagtttagtcaaattgactcacGAAAAGATAAAAGTATCACAAATATTGGGACGGGGAGTATTACTGTTGCAATTTATGCACAGAGACTTCAGGATTTCAAGTCGATGAATGCAGAATGCCAGAAGACTAGTCACTTTTTTTGTGACAATAAGTTCAGACTTAGTATAAGTATatatttaagtatatatatataacattcgAATCAAGGCAACAAATGTATTGCATACGCATTCCATTTTACAATCAATGTCAAATTGTAAACAAGTAGCTGAAAAAATTATCTAGGAGCCAACACAAATATAAATTTCGatgataatttaaaaaaaaaaaaaaactgtgaaTTTTAAGTGATTATCGGCTGGAAATGAAATTAAGTTCGAAAGTAATCGTCAATACCGAATCGATCATCATTTAGGACCTGAGGTTGAGTGAAAGCTCCAATTGAAGAGGTTAGGGTTTTTGGTAGACGTTTATTAGCAGATTTGAATCTTCGCTTCATTACGTTATGGTGATTGTTGACTTGAAAGTTTAATTTTGTGAAACCTAAATGCAGTGATTGATCAAGCTTTTCAAATTTGAACCCCTTTGATTTATGTATTTTAGGCGCCAAAGCGGTTTTCTGGAGGTGGTCTttaaaatttttcaaatttgaaccCCTTTCAATTATGAAGAAGAGGGGAAGGTATTTTAGGCGCCAAAGCGGTTCAATTTGCGCGGTTGGGCTTGTGGATTGGACTTGATTCTCCAAGAGtctaaccattttttttttttttagttatggATCCACTttattgtccttcatttggggtggtctttaattttactCCTTCaaactttcttcatcttttttaaGTTTTACGCTCTTCCATGTAAGCACAATCACGTCGTGAAATATATTTTGTGAgttgaaacaccataaattttcGTTGACTCTTTCGGGATTacctaataattgcaagaaaGTTCGAATCAAGCTTTTTCCAAAGCGGAAAAGAAGTATACGCACTTGCTCCAGATTCTCCAAGAACcaataatttgtctaaccatccAAATGCGACCATGTTAAATGTCAAATCCTACTTTTTGACATAGTAGGCGtggatccactttatccataaacttTTATGCAGGACCGCATAACTACAAGGAATTATCCAAGATACTTACGCGTGGTCTCATTTTTGAGCATGCCGGTCCCGTATAAtcttggtaattccttaacaaaagtatgtcgggtccggcatagcaaaatttaaactcgccttgcgaatttttttttttttttaaaatcgcgCGGGTTCGAACCCCGAAACCATTTtgagggcaaattttaaagatttcaaatatgagggcaaaatttacAAACCACCCCATTCGGGGAGGACAATCGGTGGTCTTTAAAATTGCCGGAGCTTATTTATCTAATTCTCTATGAAAGGCAAAGTTATGCCTCAGGACAATCCGCAATTAGTGCTTTCTAAACTGAAAATATCACAATTCTGGAAGCGAAGTGCACAGATAAACGCCTTTAGGGGTGTCCATTTAAACTATAGCCGTTGTTTAAAGTTTTGCAATATTAGCCGCCTCAAAAATCAACTTCAGACATTCACGATCAAGTTGCAAAAGTTCCTGTAAAGTTTGGTAGTGAACTTTCTACATTCTTGCCTgaaattgttggattattgGCAAGGAAAAATTGGATGCCTAAACTTAATCGATTTTGCATAAAGTTATCCAATTTTTGGATGAAGTATGACTGAGCTTCAACCATTTTTAAATGATTACATGTGCGAAATATTGTCAATTTGAGATGAGTTATAGTGCTAGCTTCTAAATGCAAATTTGGGAGATAAAAATTATGGTTTTAACGTTGTTAATTCTTATCTCATGTTAGAAACTGTAATGAGCCCACGAATAGGAAAacgataaataaataaataaatagaggtcgcgcaaaaaatataaaaacatgGAAGTGAAGTGCACAGATAAAAGGTgtccatttttataaaaatatttcaaaatcaatCAGACATTTAGTTGCAAAAATTCTGTAAAGTTTGGTAGTGAACTTTCTACATTCTTGCCTgaaattgttggattattgGCAAGAAAATTGGATGCCTAAACTTAATCGATTTTCAGTTATAATAGTTGAACTTCAACAATATGATTTCAAAATGTCTTTATAGTGCTAACTTCTAAATGCAAATTTGAGAGATAAAAATTATGGTTTTAACATTGttaattttttcatttcatcATCTACTTTGAACGGTTTGAATATTCTATGCAACAGACCTTCCTTATGAAGTTCAAAACAAATTTAAATGGGTGTTTTGCTAACCTGCCATAAGTGAGAATATTATTTGGACAATTTGAATGGGTGTATTGTGTAttcaatttggaaaaagttcCAGGAGACCAATAGCAATTTGTATTCAATTTGGAGAAAGTTAAATAGTCGCTTACTAGTTCGAATATTCATGACTATTTGGTCGCTGCTATCCAATTGTGTTTTACATGATTGcctaaaagaataaaatatcctatttaaaaaataaaaataaaaaaacaatgcGTGGAAAATAAATAGTAGTCGTAAAGACAAAAGAGAAGTGACGACATTATCCAAAAGAATGGGATATGGTAACTATGTGGCAGATTCCTAGTGGATGGAGCAATAGCAGCACGCCACAAGTTCACTCGTCGTCCAGGAAAAAGATATCCTCATTAACTCAAAACCTCCCAATCTACTCTGATTTTGTCTGTCATTATTTTCTCTTCATCAACATACCCAAATTTCTCGTAAATCGTTAGTAAGACAATCAAGTAGACCTTATGGCAAGTTGCAATATGGCTTGTGCTGCATCAAGTTTTTTGGTGGCAACTCCAAATGTTGCCTCTAACAACACTAACACTACTTCTCGTACCACTATGTTATTTTTCTCCTCCAGCGG
This window harbors:
- the LOC132053029 gene encoding uncharacterized protein LOC132053029 isoform X12 encodes the protein MAADMPKTSEYAFFKKLKKDIGHSNSDLLHRGSNLSKITQPSNCISDRPRTYNVPQCPDKDLKIPIQVEKEYQTNECQSFSPVDGVIGISKEAKLKSFSLPTAVTPVDSNLRLSPLAGPSNNLGSQNSGNGIFAAKRQKLCERANKLFLDVEKLNSERSTRFDLVSALLSRLFHGRKEDEDLWDSQFRKGKNASASSLAYAKPDHAKTRPHSRHIEDVTVPEYKMSQRDCCPSNFFGRPKKRVPLELDNFTSAVNLIDYDLETGLHYKVLDNSQISNNKITISLWDQSDSLPSLSFDRHGLADHFLPDRLHSANIPVSRGAQNLFLDWDFNEEKNDPVLAITTIGGNKLCSPIATSRHIDYQQSTEKTLDALALCSSSLFANSGYSDALPYFCSTKFQQKLFPTDVCSMDFGTILEHEEYEVARMDQFDLPLLCNSEQDPLEGRNPENQFEIGNEIVPYLSHHEKNHCDSDAFLPMALDTFGWKFFSATSSPLQRGLSTYHALRLPHREDAIGLTQEEIKNSLYGSNPRDIAPQSVEQALNSDVWFSCNSEVACDKASGGSLLLDNASWITSVEEISPDHSDEWIYI
- the LOC132053029 gene encoding uncharacterized protein LOC132053029 isoform X2, translating into MKRRFKSANKRLPKTLTSSIGAFTQPQVLNDDRFDLSNAKKARSPDNKADPLPNVGRVALSKKYQTACNPRSDMPKTSEYAFFKKLKKDIGHSNSDLLHRGSNLSKITQPSNCISDRPRTYNVPQCPDKDLKIPIQVEKEYQTNECQSFSPVDGVIGISKEAKLKSFSLPTAVTPVDSNLRLSPLAGPSNNLGSQNSGNGIFAAKRQKLCERANKLFLDVEKLNSERFDLVSALLSRLFHGRKEDEDLWDSQFRKGKNASASSLAYAKPDHAKTRPHSRHIEDVTVPEYKMSQRDCCPSNFFGRPKKRVPLELDNFTSAVNLIDYDLETGLHYKVLDNSQISNNKITISLWDQSDSLPSLSFDRHGLADHFLPDRLHSANIPVSRGAQNLFLDWDFNEEKNDPVLAITTIGGNKLCSPIATSRHIDYQQSTEKTLDALALCSSSLFANSGYSDALPYFCSTKFQQKLFPTDVCSMDFGTILEHEEYEVARMDQFDLPLLCNSEQDPLEGRNPENQFEIGNEIVPYLSHHEKNHCDSDAFLPMALDTFGWKFFSATSSPLQRGLSTYHALRLPHREDAIGLTQEEIKNSLYGSNPRDIAPQSVEQALNSDVWFSCNSEVACDKASGGSLLLDNASWITSVEEISPDHSDEWIYI
- the LOC132053029 gene encoding uncharacterized protein LOC132053029 isoform X13; its protein translation is MPKTSEYAFFKKLKKDIGHSNSDLLHRGSNLSKITQPSNCISDRPRTYNVPQCPDKDLKIPIQVEKEYQTNECQSFSPVDGVIGISKEAKLKSFSLPTAVTPVDSNLRLSPLAGPSNNLGSQNSGNGIFAAKRQKLCERANKLFLDVEKLNSERSTRFDLVSALLSRLFHGRKEDEDLWDSQFRKGKNASASSLAYAKPDHAKTRPHSRHIEDVTVPEYKMSQRDCCPSNFFGRPKKRVPLELDNFTSAVNLIDYDLETGLHYKVLDNSQISNNKITISLWDQSDSLPSLSFDRHGLADHFLPDRLHSANIPVSRGAQNLFLDWDFNEEKNDPVLAITTIGGNKLCSPIATSRHIDYQQSTEKTLDALALCSSSLFANSGYSDALPYFCSTKFQQKLFPTDVCSMDFGTILEHEEYEVARMDQFDLPLLCNSEQDPLEGRNPENQFEIGNEIVPYLSHHEKNHCDSDAFLPMALDTFGWKFFSATSSPLQRGLSTYHALRLPHREDAIGLTQEEIKNSLYGSNPRDIAPQSVEQALNSDVWFSCNSEVACDKASGGSLLLDNASWITSVEEISPDHSDEWIYI